The DNA window TCAGTGGTGACTTTTGCTTACAACTGCTTGCTGATGCTGTGCGCCAAGCTCTCAAACGTCCCGCTGATTTAGTCGCTCGGTATGGGCCAGAAGAATTTGCCGTCCTTCTCCCCCATACCGACCTATCGGGAAGTTTTCATGTCGCCCATATGATTCAAAACAACGTCATCAACCTAGACCTAGAACACAAAACCTCTCCCGTTGCTTCCACCGTTACCCTCAGTATCGGAGTTGCCGCTCTAGTTCCCCATGTTGATACCCAACCCCAATTTCTACTCGAACTCACTCGTTATGTTCTTGACCAAGCCAAACGCAACGGTCATAACCAAATTGTGGTCGCCAATTCCTCCGTCCTGCTCGACTTTTAACCATAACCGGTAAACTAGAATAAAGATTGACTTAACTTCTGAAAATCTCCCTATGCTCAAGCGCTCTTCCGTAGACAGCCAAGAATTAATTTGTCGTGCTGAGGAACTCATTAATGCCGCATCCAACCGCTATCGCATTACCGTACAAGTAGCCCATCGTGCCCAACGTCGTCGCTACGAAGAATTTGATAGCCTTGACGATCCCAAAATGAAACCCGTCATTCGAGCGGTAATTGAAATGTCTGATGAGTTAACCCAACCCGAAATCATTGGTGAATGAAACAAAGGCGTTTTTTTCTCATTGGTTTAAGTTCACTAGG is part of the Roseofilum reptotaenium CS-1145 genome and encodes:
- a CDS encoding DNA-directed RNA polymerase subunit omega is translated as MLKRSSVDSQELICRAEELINAASNRYRITVQVAHRAQRRRYEEFDSLDDPKMKPVIRAVIEMSDELTQPEIIGE